The genomic interval CCCTACTACAGCCTTCCAGGTAGGGATATGTCTATTAGAGGCTTTTGCAACATAATTACATAAATCCTTCATTTTACTTAAATTATATCCTGTATCCCCAATATTCAGTGCATGCTTTAAGGAAAGAATTACTTCCTCTAAGGAGGCGTTTCCTGCCCGTTCGCCTAAACCATTAACGGTAACACCCAAATAAGTAGCTCCAGCAATAGCACCAGCAATTGCATTAGCTGTGGCCATACCTAAATCATTATGGGTATGCATTTCTACTTCAATATCAACCTCATCTATGATTGCCTTAATGATGTTATAGGTGGTGACAGGATCTAAACACCCTACAGTATCACAGAACCTTACTCTATCTGCCCCTGCTTCTTTAGCTGTTTTAAAAAAATTAAGCAAAAAAGCTAAATCTGTTCTGGAGGCATCCTCGGCATTGACAGATACATATAGACCATTGGACTTCGCAAACTCTGTGGCCTTTACCATTTGATCTAAAACTTTATTTCTAGTGGAATTCAATTTATGCTTGATATGGATATCGGAAGTAGATATAGAGATGGCAACAGCATCTACACCACAATCAATGGAGGCTTCTATATCCTTAATAACAGCTCTATTCCATCCCATAATACTTGCCTTCAAATTACTCTTAACAATTTTTTTGATAACTTCTTTTTCGTCATCTCCCATAACAGGGATACCAGCTTCAATTTGGTCAACTCCTAGTTCATCCAGCATCTTTGCAATAAAAATCTTCTCCTCATTAGCAAATACCACACCAGCAGTTTGCTCCCCATCCCTTAGGGTTGTGTCTAAAAGCTTAAATTTTTTCATCACTTCATTTTCCCCCTTTAACAATTTCCTTAAATATGTTAACAATATTATATATGCAATAAAATAAAAAAACAACATCATTTTTCAAAAAAATGAAATATTTTTAAATAAATAATTCATAATTAGGTAAAAAAATTAGTTTGAGTCTAAAAAATAATACGAAAAAGAAATTATTAAAATAAAATATTTCAAAAATCTAGACACTCCTCTGTTTTAAAACAACCCTCTTTATTTTAAATTAACTATTTAATGGGGGATAGAAAAGGGCAGAAGTATTTAGATTTCACAGTAAATCTAAGTTTAATCAATGGTTTTTTAAAAATCATCATTAATCTATAATAGAAATGCAATTCAATCATTGGATATTGCATTTCTATTATAAAAGGGAATTTATAAAATAGAATAGCAATAGATATGGTCAAAAATAAGGGAATTATGTTATAATTTGTATAAAAGGGGGGAAAGTAAAAATGGCAGAAAAACAGTACGTTATTTTTAAGCTATGTGGTGAAGAATATGGTGTAGAAATTAATCATGTACAGGAAATTACTGAGTATAAAAAAGCCACTAAGGTCCCTAATGTGCCCAGTTTTATTGAAGGAATCATTAATCTTCGAGGGAATATTACACCTATTGTAAGTTTAAAAAAGAAGTTTAACTTGGAAGAAGGAGAAATCCAAGAAAACAATCGTATTATCATAATAAATCTTAAAAATAAGCATGTGGGCTTTATTGTAGATGATGCCTCTCAGGTATTAACTATGGAGGAGAAGCAAATAGAAAACCCGCCAGAACTATTAACGGGAATAGATAGACAATATATAACTGGTATTGGAAAAGTAGAAGAAAAAATTATTATTTTATTAGATTTAGAAAAAATATTAACTGAAGAAGAGAAAGAAGAAATAAAAAATATGTAAATAATCGTGTATCGACAGAACAATATGTTATAAAAGGATTGAAGTCTGCATTTTCATTTTAGCGATGAAGATGCAGACTTAAGTTTTAGTTATTGTATTTTGAAACCCTCTCCTTGTAATATAATAAACTCTGGAGAAAAAGTCTGCTAAAAGGAAGTAGCAAAGAATTCTCTAAAGAACCCTTCATAAACAAAAAAGAAACAAGCAATAGGGTGATTTTTCATCAATCCTTGCTTGTTTTCTAAGTCATGGGTACTAAGAATAATTCACAAACCTATAACTTTTTTAAACGTTGAATCTAAAAAGAATAACATCCCCATCTTGAACGATATATTCCTTACCTTCTAATCTTACAAGTCCCTTTTCTTTAGCGGCAGCATGAGTACCACAGTTCACAAGGTCGTTATAAGCAACCACTTCAGCTCGAATAAAACCTCTTTCAAAATCGGTATGGATTTTACCGGCAGCTTGAGGAGCTTTTGTTCCCCTTTTAATAGTCCAAGCCCTTACCTCCTTGGGTCCGGCTGTTAAGTAACTGATTAAGCCAAGAAGAGAGTAGGAAGCCTGTACCAGTCGGTCTAAACCAGATTGCTGTAAACCCAGTTCTTCTAAGAATATTTCTTTTTCTTCTTCATCCAACTCTGCAATTTCAGCTTCGATTTTGGCACAGATGACAACAACCTCTGCATCCTCTGTTTTGGCAAATTCCCTTAACCTTTGGACATGGGGATTATTTACTCCCTCGTCAGCAACTTCGTCCTCTGCAACATTGGCAACATAAATGATGGGTTTCATAGATAAAAGGCCAAAGGTTTTTAATAACTCCTGCTCTTCTTCTGTATATTCTAAGCTACGGGCAGATAGACCTTCCTCTAAAGCAGCCTGTAATCTTTTTAACAATGATAACTCAGGGAGAAGACTTTTGTCACCCTTAACCAATTTTTCGGTTTTTTGTACTCTTCTTTCCACCATTTCAAGATCAGAAAAAATTAATTCAAGGTTGATAGTTTCGATATCCCGGAGGGGATTAACATCTCCATCTACATGGGTAATATTACTGTCTTCAAAGCATCGAACTACTTGAAGTATGGAGGCAACTTCTCGGATGTGGGATAGAAATTTATTGCCTAAGCCTTCCCCCTTACTTGCACCCCTAACCAATCCAGCAATATCATAAAATTCAATGGCTGCAGGAATAACCTTTTCTGATTGATAGAGGTCTTTTAAAAACTGCAAACGATTATCAGGAACAGCAACCACCCCTATGTTTGGCTCTATGGTGCAGAAGGGATAGTTAGCAGATTCTGCGCCTGCTTGAGTAATTGCATTGAACAACGTACTTTTTCCTACGTTAGGCAATCCAACAATGCCTAGTTTCATGGGAATCTTCCTTTCTATATGGGTTCAAATAATAGTCAATTATACACATAGATAAAAGTATACCCTATTGTGGATTTCTTAGCAACATTTAAAGTTTATTGATCATACTGGCCATATAGCCAGCCCCAAATCCATTATCTATATTTACTACAGCGGTGCCGCTGGCACAGCTGTTGAGCATGGATAATAGGGCTGCTAGACCACCAAAATTTGCCCCATAACCGACACTGGTGGGGACAGCAATGACGGGTTTATCCACCAACCCCCCCACCACACTAGCTAAAGCACCCTCCATACCGGCAACAGCGATAACTACCCGAGCATTTGTTATGATATCTAGTTTGGAAAAAAGTCTATGGATACCCGCCACCCCCACATCATAAACCCGTTCCACCTTGTTACCTAAGATCTCCGCTGTAACAGCAGCTTCTTCAGCCACGGGGATATCGGAGGTTCCACCAGTAACGATGACAATATAACCCTTACCAGTCTCGATTTTTTGCTGCTGTAGGACAATGGTTCTAGCTGCTTCATTGTGTATCGCCATAGGGTGCATCTTTTTTACAGCTTCATACATTTCTTTGGTAGCCCTTGTTCCCAATACATTGCTACCCCTTTTATAAATCATGTCCACGATGTGAACCACCTGGTCTACTGTTTTGCCAGCACAATAGATAACCTCAGGATAACCCTGTCTCAATTCACGATGGTGATCTACCTTAGCAAAGCCTAAGTCCTCATAAGGAAGCTGCTTCAACTGAGATAGGGCCGTCTCCACTTCTATTTTATTTTCTTTAACATCCCTAAGTAGCTTTTCAATGGTTTCTACCTTCAACTAAACCCCTCCCTAAATTCCTCTAAATTCAATTAATCCTGCAGTTGTGTGGCATATAACTGTTGAACTAGATTGTAGACTTGATGAATAGGAATTTCATAATTTTTTGCAATTATTTTGCAATCCTCATACTCTGGCTTCCATTTTACAACCTTCCCCTGGTGGACAGCTAATTTAACCCTTACAGGCCCATAGGAGGTTTCAAGCTTTACTATTCTTCTTTCCATCATAACCTTATCTACGTCATAGCTTCGTATTCCTAAAGTAGTGGTTTCTTGGAACAATAAAGTGGTCAAACTCTCTATCAAATTGGGATTACATAAGACACTCAGCTTCATGGCGGGTCTGCTTTTCTTCATGGTAATAGGAGTAAGATAGACATCCATTGCCCCTTTATCCAAAAGCTTATCCATAATATATTGATAAAGTTCAGGGTTCATATCATCAATGTTGCATTCTATAATTTTAGCCTTTTCCCTAGGTACTTCTAGACTTTCCCCCAAAAATACCCTAAGGACGTTGGGGATAGCATTGTCTCGATGACCAATACCATAGGCTACCTTTGTAATGGTGAAGTCCTTATTAGGACTAAATTCATCTCCCAAAACTTTGGCGATGGCAGCACCGGTAGGGGTAGTCATTTCCTTTTGAATATCTCCAGAGACAATGGGGATACCCATTAAAATCTCTGTAGTGGCAGGGGCTGGCACGGGGAACCTTCCATGGGCACAATCTACAAAGCCGCCCCCCACAGTAATAGGAGAAAAGATAACCTTGTCCACCTCTAGGGCATCATAGCATAGGGCCGCCCCTACGATATCTAGTATAGAGTCAACTGCCCCCACCTCATGGAAATGAACATCCTCTATAGATTTACCGTGGATTTTGGCTTCAGCCTTGGCAATTTCCATAAACATTTTCAAGCTAAGGGACTTGACACTAGGGCTTAAGTCACTATCCTTCACCATATTTTCTATATGATGGAGATTTCTATGATGATGTTCATGGTGATGATCTTCGCCAAGAGGGGAGGTGTGACTATGACCATCAACATGGTGATGGTCGTCATGTTGATGGGATAGATGGATAGTCACCTTTGTTCCTGTAATACCTTTCCTTTCATCTCTTTTGATTTCTAATAGGTATTCCTTATGTATAGGTAGCTTTTTAAGCTCTCTTCTTAAATAATCTTCGTTGACCCCTAAGTCCAGCATAGCACCTAGATTCATATCTCCACTAATTCCAGAGAAACAGTCATAGTATAGAATTTTCATGGGTATACCTCCTGATGGAAATTATAGTTTAAGTATGGCGTTAATATTAGTTTGTGAAAAAAGATATTTTTTATATAGCATTTACTTATTATACTATATTAATTACTTTCGGCAAAACCATCATTATTTTAATCAATATTTAAAACTTGGCATGTTTTATGCATGATATTAATCTATAAAGAGAGGAGTGGTTTAAATAGTTTTATCTATACACTATCAACATCCATCTTTAATATAGCCATTTCCAAAAATGAAAAATGCTATAGAAAGCAACAAAAGTAAAATATAAATAATGTAAGGGGGTCATAAAAATGAATTTCAACTTATCAAAGGAACATCTAATGCTTCAGCAGATGTATGAAGAGTTTGCTGAAAAAGAAGTAAAACCATTGGCAGAGGAAGTAGATGAAACAGAAGAATTTCCAGTAGAGACTTTAAAGAAATTGAAACACTATGGATTTATGGGTATCCCTTTTCCTAGGGAATATGGGGGAGAAGGGGGAGATGTTTTAGGCTACGCCATGGCAGTTGAAGCCCTATCAAAGGTTTGTGCCACCACAGGAGTTATTGTATCAGCCCATACCTCCCTATGCGCAGCTCCTATCTATGAGTTTGGAACAGAAAAACAAAAAGAAAAATACTTAATTCCTTTAGCCAAAGGAGAAAAATTAGGAGCCTTTGGATTAACAGAAGCAAATGCAGGAACCGATGCATCAGCACAGCAGACTACAGCAGAATTAAAAGGGGATTATTATTTGCTAAATGGCTCCAAAATATTTATCACCAACGGGGGCTATGCTGACACTTATGTAGTTATGGCAATGACGGATAAAAGCAAAGGAACGAGAGGGATTTCTGCCTTTATCGTTGAGGCAGATACTGAAGGTTTTACTATTGGAAAAAAAGAGTCAAAGATGGGAATTAGAGGCTCCGCCACCTGCGAATTAATTTTCGAAAATTGCAAAATTCCTAAGGAAAACCTTTTAGGAAGTGAAGGAAAGGGCTTCAAGATTGCAATGCAAACCTTGGATGGGGGGCGTATTGGTATTGCTTCACAAGCCCTTGGAATTGCAGAAGGTGCTTTGGAGGAAACTGTTAACTATGTGAAGGAAAGAAAGCAGTTTAATAGACCTCTTGCTTCCTTCCAAAATACCCAGTTCCAATTGGCAGATATGTATACAAAAGTAGAAGCTGCAAAAATGTTGGTATATAAGGCTGCTTTTCATAAGGAAAACAAACTGCCTTATTCAAAAGAAGCTGCTATGGCAAAGCTCTAT from Natronincola ferrireducens carries:
- the nifV gene encoding homocitrate synthase; protein product: MKKFKLLDTTLRDGEQTAGVVFANEEKIFIAKMLDELGVDQIEAGIPVMGDDEKEVIKKIVKSNLKASIMGWNRAVIKDIEASIDCGVDAVAISISTSDIHIKHKLNSTRNKVLDQMVKATEFAKSNGLYVSVNAEDASRTDLAFLLNFFKTAKEAGADRVRFCDTVGCLDPVTTYNIIKAIIDEVDIEVEMHTHNDLGMATANAIAGAIAGATYLGVTVNGLGERAGNASLEEVILSLKHALNIGDTGYNLSKMKDLCNYVAKASNRHIPTWKAVVGDHIFYHESGIHADGAIKNPLTYEIIRPEELGLERKILVGKHSGTAAIKNNLSPYNIHLDDATTYYLLKKVRNTAISLKRTLTDEELVNLYEETIKEGVLSRDA
- a CDS encoding chemotaxis protein CheW produces the protein MAEKQYVIFKLCGEEYGVEINHVQEITEYKKATKVPNVPSFIEGIINLRGNITPIVSLKKKFNLEEGEIQENNRIIIINLKNKHVGFIVDDASQVLTMEEKQIENPPELLTGIDRQYITGIGKVEEKIIILLDLEKILTEEEKEEIKNM
- the ychF gene encoding redox-regulated ATPase YchF, which gives rise to MKLGIVGLPNVGKSTLFNAITQAGAESANYPFCTIEPNIGVVAVPDNRLQFLKDLYQSEKVIPAAIEFYDIAGLVRGASKGEGLGNKFLSHIREVASILQVVRCFEDSNITHVDGDVNPLRDIETINLELIFSDLEMVERRVQKTEKLVKGDKSLLPELSLLKRLQAALEEGLSARSLEYTEEEQELLKTFGLLSMKPIIYVANVAEDEVADEGVNNPHVQRLREFAKTEDAEVVVICAKIEAEIAELDEEEKEIFLEELGLQQSGLDRLVQASYSLLGLISYLTAGPKEVRAWTIKRGTKAPQAAGKIHTDFERGFIRAEVVAYNDLVNCGTHAAAKEKGLVRLEGKEYIVQDGDVILFRFNV
- the larB gene encoding nickel pincer cofactor biosynthesis protein LarB; the encoded protein is MKVETIEKLLRDVKENKIEVETALSQLKQLPYEDLGFAKVDHHRELRQGYPEVIYCAGKTVDQVVHIVDMIYKRGSNVLGTRATKEMYEAVKKMHPMAIHNEAARTIVLQQQKIETGKGYIVIVTGGTSDIPVAEEAAVTAEILGNKVERVYDVGVAGIHRLFSKLDIITNARVVIAVAGMEGALASVVGGLVDKPVIAVPTSVGYGANFGGLAALLSMLNSCASGTAVVNIDNGFGAGYMASMINKL
- the larC gene encoding nickel pincer cofactor biosynthesis protein LarC, which produces MKILYYDCFSGISGDMNLGAMLDLGVNEDYLRRELKKLPIHKEYLLEIKRDERKGITGTKVTIHLSHQHDDHHHVDGHSHTSPLGEDHHHEHHHRNLHHIENMVKDSDLSPSVKSLSLKMFMEIAKAEAKIHGKSIEDVHFHEVGAVDSILDIVGAALCYDALEVDKVIFSPITVGGGFVDCAHGRFPVPAPATTEILMGIPIVSGDIQKEMTTPTGAAIAKVLGDEFSPNKDFTITKVAYGIGHRDNAIPNVLRVFLGESLEVPREKAKIIECNIDDMNPELYQYIMDKLLDKGAMDVYLTPITMKKSRPAMKLSVLCNPNLIESLTTLLFQETTTLGIRSYDVDKVMMERRIVKLETSYGPVRVKLAVHQGKVVKWKPEYEDCKIIAKNYEIPIHQVYNLVQQLYATQLQD
- a CDS encoding acyl-CoA dehydrogenase, whose protein sequence is MNFNLSKEHLMLQQMYEEFAEKEVKPLAEEVDETEEFPVETLKKLKHYGFMGIPFPREYGGEGGDVLGYAMAVEALSKVCATTGVIVSAHTSLCAAPIYEFGTEKQKEKYLIPLAKGEKLGAFGLTEANAGTDASAQQTTAELKGDYYLLNGSKIFITNGGYADTYVVMAMTDKSKGTRGISAFIVEADTEGFTIGKKESKMGIRGSATCELIFENCKIPKENLLGSEGKGFKIAMQTLDGGRIGIASQALGIAEGALEETVNYVKERKQFNRPLASFQNTQFQLADMYTKVEAAKMLVYKAAFHKENKLPYSKEAAMAKLYAAEVAMEVTTKAVQLHGGYGYTREYPVERMMRDAKITEIYEGTSEVQRMVISSHLLK